In Kushneria marisflavi, the following are encoded in one genomic region:
- a CDS encoding EAL and HDOD domain-containing protein, with protein sequence MSDPSNDSTGILFARQPIYDRQLNLAGYELLFRPYGGGPIVAADFDGNRATSQVLINAFTAADINEVCNQQPAYVNFTSDSLVQDIPFDSRVLVIEILEDVTDTGDVIEALTRLREEGHVMALDDYALNDASHPLLPFVDIVKLDYPAYTSDTLVSTIMALKARYPGLRLLAEKIETQEDYRIAMEAGCHLFQGYFLARPEPVRGRVMPINRLNTLKLLAELNAPDISMRDMAETVQRDPFLSVRLLRMANSAFAQQSRPVTSLHGAVMALGLSRIRSLASLLVLSRFEDKPHALQNLAMMLGHFCHQLAHHLPGQASEMGFTVGLFSCLDSFMDQPMEEILAQIPVHPDIEAALMHRTGALGLILQTATDYQKAHWESIDWPGLASLGLSPEQVAIAYQHALTRTNREQ encoded by the coding sequence ATGAGCGACCCTTCAAACGATAGCACCGGTATTCTGTTTGCCCGCCAGCCCATCTATGATCGTCAGTTGAACCTGGCCGGCTATGAACTGCTGTTTCGACCCTACGGCGGTGGCCCCATCGTGGCCGCGGATTTCGACGGCAATCGGGCGACCAGCCAGGTGTTGATCAATGCCTTTACGGCGGCCGACATCAATGAGGTGTGTAATCAGCAGCCCGCATATGTGAACTTCACCTCCGACAGTCTGGTCCAGGACATCCCTTTCGACTCCCGTGTTCTGGTCATCGAGATCCTCGAAGATGTGACCGATACCGGCGATGTTATCGAGGCGCTGACACGACTGCGCGAGGAAGGTCATGTCATGGCGCTGGATGACTACGCCCTCAACGATGCCAGTCACCCGCTGCTGCCCTTTGTTGATATCGTCAAGCTCGACTACCCCGCCTATACCAGCGACACCCTCGTCAGCACCATCATGGCCCTGAAGGCTCGCTATCCCGGCCTTCGGCTGCTGGCCGAAAAGATCGAAACCCAGGAAGACTATCGCATTGCCATGGAGGCCGGGTGCCATCTGTTTCAGGGTTATTTTCTGGCGCGTCCCGAGCCTGTCCGCGGTCGAGTCATGCCGATCAACCGGCTGAACACTCTGAAATTGCTGGCCGAGCTCAACGCGCCTGATATTTCGATGCGCGATATGGCCGAAACCGTGCAGCGCGACCCGTTTCTCAGCGTTCGACTGCTGCGCATGGCCAACTCCGCCTTTGCCCAGCAAAGCCGACCGGTTACCTCACTTCACGGCGCGGTCATGGCACTGGGACTTTCACGCATTCGCAGTCTGGCCAGCCTTCTGGTGCTGTCGCGCTTTGAAGACAAGCCACATGCCCTGCAGAATCTGGCGATGATGCTGGGACACTTCTGTCACCAGCTGGCGCACCACCTTCCCGGGCAGGCCAGCGAAATGGGCTTTACCGTCGGTCTTTTCTCCTGTCTGGACAGCTTCATGGATCAGCCGATGGAAGAGATTCTGGCGCAGATCCCCGTCCACCCCGATATCGAAGCCGCCCTGATGCACCGTACTGGCGCATTGGGATTGATTCTGCAAACGGCCACGGATTATCAAAAGGCCCACTGGGAAAGCATTGACTGGCCCGGTCTGGCCTCGCTGGGGCTGTCTCCCGAGCAGGTGGCCATTGCCTATCAGCACGCACTGACGCGTACCAACCGGGAACAATGA
- the hpxO gene encoding FAD-dependent urate hydroxylase HpxO — protein MNIVIIGAGMGGLTAALALQSQGHHVSVHDRVRELRPAGAALSIWSNGARILHQLGLGPDIEQASGNMQAMRYFSHDGTLLTGFSLTPLYDAVGQPACPIARSELQRLLLEAVGHEHVHLGEHCRDFSTDAQGVTVYFDNAPTRRADLLIIADGTHSRLRDRVAGKTIQRRYCGYVNWNVRVPARADLAPLDHWDQYIGHHQRVSLMPMGNGGNADHEPEFYCFFDVPQPLEALEEKRDDKADLRRHFDGWAPEVTRLIERFDPALMARIPIHDIDPLDSLVGERVALLGDAAHAMAPDLGQGGCQAMEDAWVLANALGEHDDLAAALAAYDRARVDRVGDIILRARKRADMTHGHDPVVTDQWYQELAREDGRHIMAGMQKTIEGGPLT, from the coding sequence ATGAATATCGTCATTATCGGGGCAGGCATGGGCGGCCTGACTGCCGCGCTCGCCCTGCAGTCACAGGGTCACCATGTCAGCGTCCATGATCGTGTCCGGGAACTGCGCCCGGCCGGTGCGGCCCTGTCGATCTGGTCCAACGGCGCCAGAATACTTCATCAGCTGGGGCTTGGGCCTGACATTGAGCAGGCCAGCGGCAACATGCAGGCCATGCGCTATTTCAGCCATGACGGCACGCTGCTGACCGGTTTCAGTCTGACCCCGCTCTATGATGCCGTTGGCCAGCCGGCCTGCCCGATCGCCCGTAGCGAGCTTCAGCGCCTGCTGCTGGAAGCCGTGGGACACGAACATGTCCATCTCGGAGAACACTGTCGTGACTTCAGCACGGATGCACAGGGCGTTACGGTGTATTTCGACAATGCCCCGACGCGCCGCGCCGACCTGCTGATCATCGCCGATGGCACTCACTCAAGACTCCGTGACCGCGTTGCAGGCAAAACCATTCAAAGGCGCTACTGCGGCTACGTGAATTGGAACGTTCGCGTCCCCGCCCGAGCCGATCTCGCCCCCCTGGACCATTGGGATCAATACATCGGCCATCACCAGCGTGTCTCGCTGATGCCGATGGGCAACGGTGGCAACGCCGATCATGAGCCTGAGTTCTACTGCTTTTTTGATGTGCCCCAGCCCCTTGAAGCCCTGGAGGAAAAGAGGGATGACAAGGCCGATCTGCGCCGCCATTTCGACGGCTGGGCGCCTGAGGTGACACGCCTGATCGAGCGATTCGACCCGGCCCTGATGGCACGGATACCGATTCACGATATTGATCCGCTCGACTCACTGGTGGGTGAGCGGGTTGCCCTGCTGGGCGATGCGGCTCATGCCATGGCGCCGGACCTGGGCCAGGGTGGCTGCCAGGCCATGGAAGATGCTTGGGTACTGGCCAACGCACTGGGCGAACATGACGATCTGGCCGCCGCGCTGGCAGCTTACGACCGCGCCCGCGTGGATCGCGTTGGTGACATCATTTTGCGCGCGCGCAAGCGGGCCGACATGACACATGGTCACGACCCGGTTGTGACCGACCAGTGGTACCAAGAGCTGGCCCGCGAGGATGGTCGCCACATCATGGCAGGCATGCAGAAAACCATCGAAGGCGGTCCGCTGACCTGA
- a CDS encoding TetR/AcrR family transcriptional regulator: protein MANKRQAVSASNTSGAGAVRARNQARILDAAEEVFAAHGYRGGSLSDIAQKAGLARANLLYYFKSKRGLYVALLERTMARWNDLLEEIDVDDEPAQVLTAFIRAKLCLVRQSPQASRLFAGEILQGAPMLQDYLRGPLRSWVDARAAILSGWIERGQMDARVDPHALIFLIWSTTQHYADYEAQVLALTGREALSDDDERRIGDFLCHMVLAGCGLTDRGAPGSGA, encoded by the coding sequence ATGGCCAATAAACGCCAGGCAGTCAGTGCTTCAAACACTTCCGGAGCTGGTGCTGTCCGGGCCCGTAATCAGGCGCGCATTCTGGATGCGGCCGAAGAGGTCTTCGCAGCCCACGGCTATCGCGGTGGCAGCCTGAGTGACATCGCACAAAAGGCCGGTCTGGCACGTGCCAACCTGCTGTATTACTTCAAAAGCAAGCGCGGGCTTTATGTGGCGCTGCTGGAGCGCACCATGGCGCGCTGGAACGATCTCCTCGAGGAAATCGATGTCGACGATGAACCGGCGCAGGTGCTGACTGCCTTCATACGGGCCAAGCTTTGCCTGGTGCGGCAGTCTCCACAGGCATCGCGTCTGTTTGCGGGAGAAATATTGCAGGGCGCGCCGATGCTTCAGGACTATCTGCGCGGCCCGCTGCGGTCATGGGTCGATGCACGTGCGGCCATTCTTTCAGGCTGGATCGAACGCGGGCAGATGGATGCCCGCGTTGATCCGCATGCGCTGATCTTTCTGATCTGGTCGACGACTCAGCACTATGCCGACTATGAGGCGCAGGTGCTGGCGTTGACCGGGCGCGAGGCGCTGAGTGACGACGATGAACGACGCATTGGTGACTTCCTTTGCCACATGGTCCTCGCCGGCTGTGGCCTGACTGATCGGGGTGCGCCCGGCAGCGGCGCCTAA
- the xdhA gene encoding xanthine dehydrogenase small subunit — MLTLTLNGQRHCLNDLPAATTALSLLRGHLGACGTKEGCASGDCGACTIAVGTRNDRGELHYHSANACILPAHQLHGCHLLTVEGLARREALHPVQQALVEHHGSQCGFCTPGIVMSLFCLDDERRRQGVNGPPDDDTIDAVLGGNLCRCTGYRAIREAARAMHTLPRPAMDDPGELSPVSGAPASGFYRPESRSALVEILTQHPRARLIAGGTDLMLEHTLALKPLPELIDLSGVAELGHIDEQNEGWWIGAGVTYHQLAPLLADHYPAFHALLERLGSQQIRHCATLAGNLANASPIGDTPPILMALGARLRLNSTRGMRELPIDEFFTGYRCTALTKGEYLDAVYLPRLRDGEQLLAWKVSKRRDDDISAVMLALRAVTDQNGRLNDVRIACGGMAATSQRARHVEAALEGRVFDGDVLADACKAIAEDFSPIDDVRASREYRLAAIAGLLARARLRLTSRHNAIPMTLEEI; from the coding sequence ATGCTTACCCTGACTCTCAACGGACAGCGTCACTGTCTGAATGATCTGCCGGCAGCCACAACGGCACTGTCGCTGCTGCGCGGGCATCTCGGCGCCTGCGGCACCAAGGAAGGCTGTGCTTCCGGCGACTGTGGCGCCTGCACCATTGCCGTAGGGACCCGAAACGACCGGGGCGAGCTGCACTATCACAGCGCCAATGCCTGTATCCTGCCGGCCCATCAACTGCACGGATGCCATTTACTGACGGTGGAAGGGCTGGCCCGACGCGAAGCCCTTCATCCGGTACAGCAGGCTCTGGTCGAGCACCATGGCAGCCAGTGTGGCTTCTGCACGCCAGGCATCGTCATGTCACTGTTCTGTCTGGATGATGAGCGCCGTCGACAGGGAGTGAACGGCCCGCCGGACGATGACACCATTGATGCCGTACTTGGTGGCAACCTCTGTCGCTGTACCGGTTACCGGGCCATCCGTGAGGCGGCTCGCGCCATGCACACCCTGCCACGACCGGCGATGGATGATCCGGGCGAGCTGTCGCCGGTATCCGGCGCTCCCGCAAGCGGTTTTTACCGTCCCGAAAGCCGCAGCGCACTGGTCGAGATACTGACGCAGCATCCTCGGGCCCGTCTGATTGCCGGCGGCACTGATTTAATGCTCGAACACACCCTCGCACTCAAGCCGCTGCCAGAGCTGATTGACCTGTCAGGCGTTGCCGAGCTGGGCCACATTGATGAACAAAATGAGGGTTGGTGGATTGGTGCCGGCGTCACCTATCACCAGCTGGCACCGCTGCTGGCCGATCATTATCCGGCGTTTCATGCCCTGCTGGAGCGGCTCGGATCGCAGCAGATTCGTCATTGCGCCACCCTGGCCGGCAACCTCGCCAACGCCTCCCCCATCGGCGATACGCCGCCGATTCTCATGGCGCTCGGCGCTCGGCTGCGTCTCAACAGTACCCGGGGCATGCGCGAGCTACCCATCGATGAGTTCTTTACCGGCTACCGGTGTACCGCGCTGACCAAGGGCGAATATCTCGACGCCGTCTATCTGCCCCGCCTGCGTGACGGCGAGCAGCTATTGGCGTGGAAGGTCAGCAAACGCCGTGATGACGATATCTCTGCCGTGATGCTGGCCCTGCGGGCCGTGACCGACCAAAACGGACGGCTCAATGATGTTCGGATAGCGTGTGGCGGCATGGCAGCGACCTCACAGCGAGCTCGTCATGTCGAGGCTGCGCTGGAGGGACGGGTCTTCGATGGCGATGTTCTGGCCGATGCCTGCAAGGCCATCGCTGAGGACTTCTCGCCAATCGATGATGTCCGCGCCAGTCGCGAATATCGCCTCGCGGCTATCGCCGGACTGCTGGCCAGAGCCCGTCTTCGGCTAACGAGCCGCCACAATGCCATCCCCATGACGCTGGAGGAGATCTGA